One stretch of Hydrogenovibrio kuenenii DSM 12350 DNA includes these proteins:
- the nhaD gene encoding sodium:proton antiporter NhaD → MKTFLSTLFVLAISFIPGFAFAAETPSSLDLTTHWIGYTALGIFVVAYLLVMTEEFTQLRKSKPVILAAGLIWILIAYVMHTHGFPHAAEEAVRHNILEYAELFLFLLAAMTYINAMEERHVFDALRGWLVSKGFSYRQLFWITGFLAFFISPVADNSTTALLMGAVILAVGVNSPKFVTLSFINVVIAANAGGAFSPFGDITTLMVWQKGLLKFHEFFDLFIPALVNFVVPAIFMSLALPKSKPDALEEITKMKRGAKRIIFLFFATIATAVSIHNFLELPPVLGMMTGLAYLQFFAFYLKKTGELSYEMNTGSDGSIKHISQPVSFDIFNKIARAEWDTLLFFFGVILAVGGLGTIGYLAVASNVMYNQWGATEANIAVGFLSAIVDNIPVMYAVLTMNPSMPDGQWLLVTLTAGVGGSLLSIGSAAGVALMGQSKGKYTFVGHLKWMPAILLGYFASIWVHSLINANLF, encoded by the coding sequence ATGAAGACATTTCTGTCCACTCTTTTCGTTCTGGCTATCTCATTCATCCCGGGATTTGCTTTCGCTGCGGAAACACCCAGCAGTTTAGATTTAACAACACATTGGATTGGTTATACTGCTTTGGGTATTTTCGTTGTCGCCTATTTACTGGTAATGACAGAAGAATTTACCCAACTTCGTAAATCAAAACCTGTGATTCTAGCTGCGGGATTGATATGGATACTGATTGCCTATGTCATGCATACTCACGGTTTCCCTCATGCAGCTGAAGAGGCTGTACGCCATAATATTTTAGAATATGCCGAACTATTTTTATTCTTACTGGCAGCCATGACTTATATCAATGCAATGGAAGAGCGCCATGTATTTGACGCGCTTCGCGGTTGGTTGGTCTCTAAAGGTTTTTCTTACCGACAACTCTTTTGGATTACCGGGTTCTTAGCTTTCTTTATTTCTCCGGTTGCAGACAACTCAACAACCGCTTTGCTAATGGGCGCTGTTATCCTTGCTGTAGGTGTAAACTCACCGAAGTTCGTTACACTGAGCTTTATTAATGTTGTTATCGCTGCCAATGCGGGTGGTGCTTTCAGCCCATTTGGTGATATCACCACGCTAATGGTTTGGCAAAAAGGTTTGTTGAAATTCCATGAATTCTTCGACTTATTTATTCCAGCTTTGGTGAACTTTGTTGTACCGGCGATTTTCATGTCTTTAGCCCTGCCAAAATCAAAACCTGATGCTTTAGAAGAAATTACCAAAATGAAACGTGGTGCAAAGCGCATTATTTTCTTGTTCTTCGCAACCATTGCAACTGCAGTTTCTATCCATAACTTCCTCGAACTGCCTCCCGTATTGGGCATGATGACCGGTTTAGCTTATTTACAGTTCTTTGCTTTCTATCTAAAGAAAACGGGGGAATTGTCTTATGAAATGAACACAGGAAGCGATGGTTCAATCAAACACATTTCTCAACCCGTCAGTTTTGATATTTTCAACAAAATTGCCCGTGCAGAGTGGGATACGCTTTTATTCTTCTTCGGTGTAATTCTCGCTGTAGGTGGTTTAGGAACGATTGGTTATCTTGCTGTGGCTTCCAATGTTATGTATAACCAGTGGGGCGCGACAGAAGCTAACATTGCAGTAGGTTTCTTATCAGCGATTGTTGATAACATCCCTGTTATGTACGCTGTACTAACAATGAATCCAAGCATGCCAGACGGTCAATGGTTACTAGTCACTTTAACCGCGGGGGTTGGTGGTTCCTTACTTTCTATTGGTTCTGCAGCGGGTGTTGCACTGATGGGACAATCAAAAGGAAAATATACCTTTGTCGGGCATTTAAAATGGATGCCAGCGATTCTATTGGGTTATTTTGCCAGTATTTGGGTTCACAGCTTGATTAACGCTAACTTGTTTTAA
- the nhaA gene encoding Na+/H+ antiporter NhaA, whose translation MQSFKEYKLYAPWEKAFNRLATPFERFLHQQTTTGLVLMFMTVVALILANTPLAEAYSHLFHTHIVVGIGDFKIDHSLHHWINDGLMALFFFVIGLEIKREVLVGELSDIRNAILPIIAALGGVIMPAMLYFGINQGLPSENGWGIPMATDIAFAISALVLLGRRVPTALVTFLVALAIVDDLMAVVVIALFYTEQIHFIPLFVALGFFLVLILFNRFGIHKPLPYFIIGGLMWVAMLESGVHATIAGILTAMAIPAKPSFNPEAFDSQIKTLTEKFRSYNVQNDFQLHEKQEPILHEINHTVHAVQAPLNRLEHDFHLPVSLIVIPLFALANAGITIDFSAMESMIMEPVTLGVIIGLVAGKVIGIAGVSMLAIKLGIARLPTGSSYSQLLGVSFLGGIGFTMSIFIAGLAWPANEAFLLQAKVGILLASLFAGLFGFMWLRFVAKPIHLKDI comes from the coding sequence ATGCAGAGTTTTAAAGAATATAAGTTGTATGCGCCTTGGGAAAAGGCATTTAACCGTCTTGCTACACCTTTTGAACGTTTCCTTCATCAACAAACCACCACGGGTTTGGTGTTGATGTTTATGACGGTGGTTGCACTGATTCTAGCCAATACACCTTTAGCAGAAGCCTATAGTCATTTGTTTCATACACACATTGTTGTGGGTATTGGTGATTTTAAAATTGATCACTCTTTACATCACTGGATTAATGATGGATTGATGGCACTGTTTTTCTTTGTGATTGGTCTTGAAATTAAACGAGAAGTGCTTGTTGGTGAACTTTCCGATATTCGCAATGCTATTTTGCCGATTATCGCTGCATTAGGCGGTGTTATTATGCCGGCTATGCTTTATTTCGGTATTAACCAAGGCTTGCCAAGTGAAAATGGCTGGGGAATCCCAATGGCAACGGATATCGCGTTTGCCATCAGTGCGTTGGTGTTGCTTGGCAGAAGAGTTCCAACGGCATTAGTGACATTTTTAGTTGCCTTGGCAATTGTCGACGATTTGATGGCGGTTGTTGTAATCGCCTTGTTTTACACTGAGCAAATTCACTTTATTCCATTATTTGTGGCACTTGGTTTTTTCCTAGTGTTGATCTTGTTTAATCGTTTTGGTATCCATAAACCTTTACCATATTTCATCATTGGTGGCTTGATGTGGGTCGCTATGCTGGAGTCCGGTGTGCATGCAACCATTGCAGGGATTTTAACGGCTATGGCTATTCCAGCTAAGCCTTCGTTTAATCCTGAAGCATTTGACTCACAAATCAAAACGTTGACCGAAAAATTCCGTTCTTACAATGTTCAGAATGATTTTCAGCTTCATGAAAAACAAGAGCCTATTTTGCATGAAATCAATCATACAGTTCATGCAGTACAAGCACCATTGAATCGTTTGGAGCATGATTTTCATTTGCCGGTCAGTTTAATTGTCATTCCTTTGTTTGCATTGGCAAATGCCGGGATTACGATAGACTTTTCAGCAATGGAAAGTATGATTATGGAACCCGTTACTCTAGGGGTTATTATTGGATTGGTAGCAGGGAAAGTCATCGGTATTGCTGGGGTGTCAATGCTGGCTATTAAATTAGGTATTGCGCGTTTGCCGACAGGATCAAGTTATTCTCAATTGCTCGGAGTGTCTTTCCTTGGTGGGATAGGGTTTACCATGTCTATTTTTATTGCCGGACTAGCTTGGCCAGCTAATGAAGCTTTCTTATTACAGGCTAAGGTAGGTATTTTACTCGCATCTTTGTTTGCGGGACTATTTGGTTTTATGTGGTTACGCTTCGTTGCGAAACCAATCCATTTAAAAGATATTTAA
- a CDS encoding secondary thiamine-phosphate synthase enzyme YjbQ encodes MKTFQTTLNVNTPNRGTYSITDKIEQCVRESGIKTGLCHVFCQHTSASLIITENADPTVREDIEYWMQKTVKDGDPSYRHDYEGDDDMSGHIRSMITQSSQTLPVTNGFLNLGTWQGIFLYEHRTGRFERRIVITVQGE; translated from the coding sequence ATGAAAACATTCCAAACCACGTTAAACGTTAATACCCCAAATCGAGGAACTTATTCAATCACGGATAAAATTGAGCAATGTGTCAGAGAATCAGGCATTAAGACTGGTTTGTGTCATGTGTTTTGTCAACATACATCGGCTTCTTTAATCATTACTGAAAATGCCGATCCAACCGTAAGGGAAGATATTGAATATTGGATGCAAAAAACCGTTAAAGATGGCGACCCATCCTATCGTCATGATTACGAGGGTGACGATGATATGAGTGGTCACATTCGTAGTATGATTACCCAATCGAGCCAAACCTTACCGGTCACCAATGGGTTTTTGAATTTGGGTACCTGGCAGGGTATTTTTCTATATGAACATCGTACTGGTCGATTTGAGCGCCGTATTGTGATCACGGTACAAGGAGAATAA